One stretch of Pedobacter riviphilus DNA includes these proteins:
- a CDS encoding PorP/SprF family type IX secretion system membrane protein — protein sequence MDANVTYAYHLQLSNDFNLSAGIAAGVSSISLDLNALTFDTPIDPIMNRALINQVKPDLNIGLWLYGARLFAGLSVQQILPQKLSFTGDNNYNLGKEAPHYFATAGYKFFLDDEIAAVPSVMVKYVSPAPVSVDINMKLAFKDKIWLGGSYRKDDSFAAMAGFNIGKMVNLTYSYDFTTSQLNQVSNGSHEIVLGLLLNNIYNVPSYIKMW from the coding sequence TTGGATGCGAATGTGACTTATGCTTATCATCTGCAATTGAGCAATGATTTTAATTTATCAGCGGGCATTGCAGCAGGGGTTTCGAGCATTTCTTTAGATTTAAATGCACTAACCTTTGATACACCAATAGATCCGATTATGAACAGGGCGCTGATTAACCAGGTTAAACCCGATTTAAATATCGGTTTATGGTTATACGGTGCAAGGTTATTTGCAGGTTTATCTGTACAGCAGATTTTACCCCAAAAATTAAGCTTTACAGGCGATAATAATTATAATTTAGGTAAAGAAGCACCACATTATTTTGCAACCGCAGGATATAAATTTTTCTTAGATGATGAGATTGCTGCTGTACCATCGGTAATGGTAAAGTATGTATCGCCGGCACCTGTTTCGGTTGACATAAACATGAAACTGGCTTTTAAAGATAAAATCTGGTTGGGTGGAAGCTATCGTAAAGATGATTCTTTTGCTGCGATGGCAGGTTTCAATATCGGAAAGATGGTTAATTTAACTTACTCTTACGATTTTACCACTTCACAACTGAATCAGGTAAGTAATGGTAGTCATGAAATTGTATTGGGCCTATTGCTAAATAATATTTATAATGTGCCATCGTACATTAAGATGTGGTAA
- a CDS encoding type IX secretion system membrane protein PorP/SprF → MKKLIIIFALFATFKVFAQQKPQYTQYIFNQYLLNPALSGIENYLDFKAGYRKQWSGITDAPQTSFVSAHWALGDNQLWSNALTAFPEQTGNPMDRNYMQNYMSSPSHHGMG, encoded by the coding sequence TTGAAGAAGCTCATCATCATATTTGCACTTTTTGCAACATTTAAGGTTTTTGCGCAACAAAAGCCGCAGTATACCCAATATATTTTTAATCAGTACCTGCTAAATCCGGCGCTCTCCGGAATTGAAAATTACCTCGATTTTAAAGCTGGTTACCGTAAACAATGGTCGGGTATTACCGATGCGCCTCAAACTTCATTTGTATCGGCACATTGGGCGCTGGGCGATAACCAGTTATGGAGTAATGCGCTAACTGCTTTCCCGGAGCAAACAGGTAATCCGATGGACCGTAATTATATGCAAAACTATATGTCGTCGCCATCCCACCATGGAATGGGGTAA
- a CDS encoding PKD domain-containing protein, producing MSRHWLLVLLVSLFFFKASGQNISNEGTDFWTVFPTHVPSRAVNGVIPYGNIAVFVTSKSNSEVTITCGNAAPVTKTIPANTAVRFDVPRVDAYIDGVLEANRVLTNKGIHVKVTDGQPKVSVYTHIYGAARSAASLILPFETLGQTYYSMNFSQSNGGNNFLTLVAVEDNTDIILHEKNGNKIPITLNKTGDVYEYLASGTQDLTGTYVETDPLTSSCKRFAAFSGSSVLSIVCNSSQDPLFQQLYPTNSWGKNYGVVPFINRKYILRILAQEDNTSVTYNGATYIINKGLPIESEQLTGSTFITADKLISVAEYSLTQDCSSANGGAIIGDPEMVILNPIEFNIKGVTVFSSRLQDITEKYVNVLIKTASISGFRYNGVAPNTAWTILNGNSIYSYTQIPVNEESITLTADDGFNAIAYGFGDHESYAYSAGTNLSSNNYLTVFNTAKNEEGQNGCVGETYNIKISLPYKPDYINWSLDNENVINQNPPVLMETKTLPDGTNIFTYESPYTKTYAEKGKHSLEIVAHVPNTSSCVSGDLVTNYTFNIYDLPIAKFNPIIGCSNTTAKFTDGSISNNDDFAITKWLWDFGDESTPSTEQNPEHTYARPGKYLVRLTATTGSNCANTSEPVEITINPTPLADFDVTGFCTNKPTVLTDKSSIEGIGTIVKWTWDFGDGSTPVTLEDNVPPPHQYAVAGRYTITLTVESDLKCLNIKPIDINIYDPPKEVDFMLPDFCLADGVARFKNTSKNADGSTTGLTFEWKYADNNNNVIATTTGVDGAFMPAATGSYNVTLTVKNQDGCEAFTLKSFTVNGDVKTADFEIINDHSCVSENIMIKNTSTVFTGKITKIEIYRDFGNESSIYKTIPYPDNNEVFILNYNTFGGTTDRTFNIKLVAYSGENCFKYSESQTLTLKPVPQLVFDDMAPVCDADGTVLITQAKQKVGEEMNGPPGVYSGDGMRADGTFNPKIAGLGPHTITYTFTGDNGCPNSISNTITVYKSPVADAGTLIYILAGGQIEIPATAEGTNLKYEWSPAVGLNKTNVLNPIASPNEDTEYTLTATTQPEGCVTTSKVLVKVLQAINPPNTFTPNGDNVNDTWIIKYLESYPNATVEIFNRNGNRVFFSNGYKIPFDGNYQNEPLPVGVYYYIINPRNGRKTITGPLTIIR from the coding sequence ATGAGCAGGCATTGGTTATTGGTTTTGTTAGTGTCTTTGTTTTTCTTTAAAGCATCTGGACAAAATATTTCTAATGAAGGAACTGATTTCTGGACAGTCTTCCCAACCCATGTTCCATCAAGAGCTGTTAACGGCGTAATCCCATATGGAAATATTGCTGTTTTTGTAACATCAAAATCTAATTCTGAAGTTACCATAACTTGCGGAAATGCTGCTCCTGTTACAAAGACTATTCCTGCGAATACCGCTGTAAGATTTGATGTTCCAAGAGTCGATGCTTATATTGATGGGGTATTAGAAGCCAACCGGGTTTTAACAAATAAGGGAATACATGTTAAAGTTACCGATGGTCAGCCCAAAGTATCTGTTTATACCCACATTTATGGTGCAGCAAGATCTGCTGCTTCCTTGATCTTACCATTTGAAACTTTGGGCCAGACATATTATTCCATGAATTTTTCGCAGAGCAATGGCGGTAATAATTTTTTAACACTAGTTGCTGTAGAAGATAATACTGATATTATTTTGCATGAAAAAAATGGCAATAAAATTCCAATAACCTTAAACAAGACGGGCGATGTTTATGAATATTTAGCATCTGGAACGCAAGATCTTACTGGTACTTACGTAGAAACAGACCCGTTAACATCGTCTTGTAAACGTTTTGCTGCTTTTTCCGGTTCTTCAGTACTTTCAATTGTTTGTAATTCTTCTCAAGATCCATTGTTTCAACAGCTTTATCCTACAAATAGCTGGGGTAAAAATTATGGGGTTGTACCCTTTATCAATAGAAAGTATATTTTAAGGATTCTTGCACAAGAAGATAATACAAGTGTAACTTATAATGGTGCTACATATATTATTAATAAAGGTTTACCTATTGAAAGCGAACAATTAACCGGCTCTACTTTTATCACGGCTGATAAATTAATTAGCGTAGCCGAGTATTCCCTAACGCAAGATTGTTCTTCTGCTAATGGAGGCGCTATTATAGGTGATCCAGAAATGGTTATATTAAATCCGATTGAATTTAATATAAAGGGTGTGACCGTTTTTTCTTCTAGATTGCAGGATATTACAGAAAAGTATGTAAATGTTTTAATTAAAACAGCTAGCATCTCAGGATTTAGGTATAATGGTGTGGCACCAAATACTGCATGGACCATTTTAAATGGCAATTCTATTTACTCCTATACACAGATTCCGGTTAACGAAGAAAGTATAACGCTTACCGCAGATGATGGTTTTAATGCAATTGCTTACGGATTTGGTGATCACGAGTCTTATGCATATTCTGCCGGTACAAATTTATCATCAAATAACTATCTTACTGTGTTTAATACCGCCAAAAATGAAGAGGGGCAAAATGGATGCGTTGGAGAAACTTATAATATCAAAATATCGCTTCCATACAAGCCTGATTACATCAACTGGTCGCTGGATAATGAAAATGTAATTAATCAAAATCCACCTGTTCTTATGGAAACTAAAACTTTGCCAGATGGTACCAACATATTTACTTATGAATCGCCCTATACCAAAACCTATGCAGAAAAAGGTAAACACAGTTTAGAAATTGTAGCCCATGTGCCCAATACATCATCATGTGTATCGGGCGATTTAGTAACCAATTACACTTTTAATATCTACGATCTCCCTATAGCAAAATTTAATCCTATTATTGGTTGTTCAAATACTACTGCAAAATTTACAGATGGAAGTATATCTAATAATGACGATTTTGCAATTACCAAATGGTTATGGGATTTTGGAGATGAAAGTACGCCTTCCACAGAACAAAATCCAGAACATACTTATGCAAGACCTGGTAAATATTTGGTGAGGTTAACTGCTACCACGGGTTCTAATTGTGCTAATACCTCAGAACCTGTTGAAATTACAATAAATCCTACACCATTAGCAGATTTTGATGTTACTGGGTTCTGTACCAATAAACCAACCGTTTTAACTGATAAATCGAGCATTGAAGGTATTGGAACGATAGTAAAGTGGACGTGGGATTTTGGAGATGGAAGTACTCCCGTAACGTTGGAAGATAATGTTCCTCCTCCACATCAATACGCTGTTGCAGGTCGTTATACCATCACTTTAACAGTTGAGAGTGATCTTAAATGTTTAAATATTAAGCCTATAGATATAAATATATACGATCCACCGAAAGAAGTGGATTTCATGCTTCCTGATTTTTGTTTAGCGGATGGCGTGGCCAGATTTAAAAATACATCCAAAAATGCAGATGGAAGTACAACGGGTTTAACTTTTGAATGGAAATATGCGGATAATAACAATAATGTAATTGCTACCACAACAGGTGTCGATGGTGCTTTTATGCCTGCTGCCACAGGTAGTTATAATGTGACTCTAACTGTAAAGAATCAAGATGGTTGTGAGGCGTTTACATTAAAATCATTTACAGTTAATGGTGATGTTAAAACAGCTGATTTTGAGATTATAAATGACCATAGTTGTGTGAGTGAAAATATCATGATTAAAAATACATCTACCGTATTTACGGGCAAAATCACTAAGATTGAGATTTATAGAGATTTTGGTAATGAAAGTTCTATTTATAAAACAATTCCTTATCCAGATAATAACGAAGTTTTTATACTTAACTACAATACTTTTGGAGGCACTACCGACCGAACCTTTAACATCAAGCTTGTTGCCTATTCTGGAGAAAATTGTTTTAAATATTCAGAATCGCAAACACTTACCTTAAAACCAGTTCCGCAATTGGTGTTTGATGATATGGCTCCAGTTTGCGACGCAGATGGAACAGTTTTAATTACACAGGCCAAACAAAAGGTTGGAGAAGAAATGAATGGGCCGCCAGGTGTATATAGTGGCGATGGTATGAGGGCAGATGGTACCTTTAATCCTAAAATTGCCGGGCTGGGGCCGCATACCATCACTTATACATTTACTGGAGATAATGGTTGTCCTAATTCCATTTCCAATACCATTACAGTGTATAAATCCCCTGTGGCAGATGCAGGCACGCTAATTTACATTTTAGCAGGCGGGCAGATCGAAATTCCGGCAACTGCCGAAGGAACCAATTTAAAATACGAATGGTCGCCAGCAGTTGGCCTGAACAAAACCAATGTCTTAAATCCGATTGCCTCACCAAATGAGGACACAGAATATACCTTAACGGCCACTACACAGCCAGAAGGTTGCGTAACAACTTCAAAAGTATTGGTTAAGGTATTGCAAGCTATAAATCCACCCAATACCTTTACGCCAAATGGCGATAATGTAAACGATACCTGGATCATTAAATATTTAGAATCTTATCCAAATGCTACTGTCGAAATTTTTAACAGAAACGGGAATAGGGTATTTTTTAGCAATGGCTATAAAATTCCTTTTGATGGGAATTACCAAAATGAACCACTTCCGGTAGGTGTTTATTATTATATCATTAACCCACGTAACGGACGAAAAACAATAACAGGACCGCTCACCATAATCAGATAA
- a CDS encoding Sec-independent protein translocase subunit TatA/TatB has product MSAIEIILIGVVILLIFGGKKLPELMKGIGKSVKEFKDAKDEPPVK; this is encoded by the coding sequence ATGTCTGCAATAGAAATTATTTTAATCGGCGTGGTTATCCTGCTTATTTTTGGTGGTAAAAAGTTGCCAGAATTAATGAAGGGGATAGGGAAGAGTGTAAAAGAATTTAAAGACGCCAAGGATGAACCGCCTGTTAAATAA
- a CDS encoding HD domain-containing protein yields MIQVNDFLYGKMELPMVFSDLLNTDALKRLGGIHQSGAIFLVNPDICHSRLEHAIGVTMLIRMLGGSELEQIAGLLHDISHTAFSHVGDYVFDNTDEDYHEKVFAEVLYKSEVPDVLLNYGYNVNQILYGTFDILEQPLPSLCADRLDYTLRDGIHGGVISRQRAREFLTYIVLKDGKIAVSAETEVAWINEAFEKLNNDVFKLPLHLYANGKMAELIKKFLNKGILVESDLFKTDTMLLNKIRTSFEGYEAIKSIKQLKGFAEFMRHGAVPKIKTRTLNALLV; encoded by the coding sequence ATGATCCAGGTAAACGATTTTTTATACGGCAAAATGGAACTGCCAATGGTATTTTCTGATCTGTTAAATACTGATGCTTTAAAAAGGCTAGGCGGGATACATCAAAGCGGTGCTATATTTTTGGTCAACCCAGATATCTGCCATTCACGATTGGAGCATGCCATTGGGGTTACCATGTTGATTAGGATGCTTGGTGGTTCAGAACTGGAGCAAATTGCAGGCTTGCTGCACGATATTTCGCATACCGCTTTTTCTCATGTGGGCGATTATGTTTTCGATAATACAGATGAAGATTATCATGAAAAAGTTTTTGCCGAAGTTTTATATAAATCGGAAGTACCTGATGTGCTGTTAAATTATGGATATAATGTTAACCAGATTCTGTATGGTACTTTTGATATTTTAGAGCAACCTTTGCCGTCGCTCTGTGCCGATCGTTTGGATTATACTTTGCGTGATGGTATTCATGGCGGGGTAATTTCCCGTCAGCGTGCCCGCGAATTTTTGACTTACATTGTTTTGAAAGATGGAAAAATAGCGGTGAGTGCAGAAACTGAGGTAGCTTGGATTAATGAAGCTTTCGAGAAGCTGAACAATGATGTGTTTAAATTACCGCTTCATTTATATGCCAATGGCAAAATGGCCGAACTAATTAAAAAATTTCTGAATAAAGGGATATTGGTTGAAAGTGATCTGTTTAAAACAGATACCATGCTGCTAAACAAAATTAGAACATCATTTGAAGGCTATGAAGCCATTAAGTCGATCAAACAGTTAAAAGGTTTTGCCGAATTTATGCGCCATGGCGCGGTGCCTAAAATCAAAACAAGAACTTTAAATGCTTTGTTGGTTTAG
- a CDS encoding TetR family transcriptional regulator C-terminal domain-containing protein, translated as MATAQQIRKAYLDYVLTNNEKPKSVYIFVKKLKITETDFYQFFSSFESIEKTIWFELTFETINKIKEQEVWPQYTAREKILSFFYSYLENLKNERSFVIYSLKNHRGKFSTPDVLAGVKPIFENFAQEIIEEGLDSGELAERRFLSKRYKDALWIQFAFIVNFWINDDSEGFEKSDEAIEKGINVTFDLFQHSPIDNLLEYGKFLSRNGKFAEKMRF; from the coding sequence ATGGCAACTGCTCAGCAAATTAGAAAAGCATATTTAGATTATGTTCTAACAAACAATGAAAAACCAAAATCGGTTTACATTTTCGTAAAGAAGCTTAAAATTACAGAGACCGATTTTTATCAGTTTTTCTCTTCTTTTGAAAGCATAGAAAAAACAATCTGGTTCGAACTTACTTTCGAAACCATAAACAAAATCAAAGAGCAGGAAGTTTGGCCCCAGTATACGGCCAGAGAAAAAATACTTTCTTTCTTTTACAGTTATCTGGAAAACCTGAAGAACGAACGCAGTTTTGTGATTTACAGCTTAAAGAATCACCGGGGTAAATTTTCTACTCCTGATGTACTGGCTGGCGTAAAACCTATTTTCGAGAACTTTGCACAAGAAATTATTGAAGAAGGTTTAGATAGTGGCGAACTTGCCGAGCGCCGTTTTCTAAGCAAAAGATATAAAGATGCCTTATGGATCCAGTTTGCCTTTATTGTTAATTTCTGGATCAATGATGATAGTGAAGGTTTCGAAAAAAGCGACGAAGCCATAGAAAAAGGCATCAATGTAACCTTCGATCTTTTCCAGCATTCGCCAATCGACAATTTATTGGAATATGGGAAATTTTTATCCAGAAATGGAAAATTTGCAGAAAAGATGAGGTTTTAA